From the Halobellus litoreus genome, the window AACCGCGGGACGATCGTCGGATCGATCGCGCAGGCCGACCCGAAGGGCGACTGGGGATCGATCCTCATCGCGCACGACGGCGAAGTCGTCGCCGCGGGCCCCGACGGGGAGCGGACCGTCCCGATCGACGAACTGTTCCTCCTCCCGTACGACACGTCTCTCGGCGAGAACGAACTCATCACCGAGGCGCGCGTCCCGACCCCGGTCGAGCGGGAGGGCAGCGCCTACCACAAACTGAAGCGCAAGACCGGCGACTACGCGATGGCCGGCGTCGCGGCCCGGCTGATCCTCGACGAGGACGGGCGAATCGAGACGGCCGGCATCGGGATGACCGCGGTGGACATCACGAACGCCCGCGCCGCCGACGCGGAGGACCATCTCGAAGGCGAGCGGCCCAGCGCCGACCTGTTCGAGGCCGCGGGCGAACTGGCGGCCGAACAGTCGAACCCCGAGTCCGACGAACACGGCGACGCGTCGTACAAGGAGCGGATGGTCGAAGTGCTAACCCAGCGGGCGCTCGGTGATGCCGCCGAGCGTGCGGGGGTCACCAAACGGAGGGTAACACCGTGACTGACGAACGCGAAATCACGCTGACGATCAACGGAACCGAACGCACGCTCGAAGTCGAACCGCGACGGCTGCTCGTCCACGCGATCCGGGAGGACCTGGACATGACGGGCACGCACATCGGCTGCGACACCGGCAACTGCGGGGCCTGCACGGTCCTTCGGGACGGCGAACCGATCAAGTCCTGTCTGATGTTCGCCACGCAGGCCGACGGCAGCGAGATCATGACCGTCGAGGGGATGGAGGACCTCCCCGAGTCCGACGGCGAGCTCCACCCGCTCCAGGAGGGATTCCACGAGGAACACGGCCTGCAGTGCGGCTACTGCACGCCCGGAATGTTGATGGCGGGGAAGGCGCTCCTCGACGAGAATCCCGACCCCGACGAGGCGGAGATCCGGGAGGCGATCAGCGGCAACCTCTGTCGGTGCACCGGCTATCAGAACATCGTGAAATCGATCGAGTACGCCGCCGACGAACTCGCCGCACAGCCGGCGACAGACGGCGGGACCGCGGCGGTCGAGCCCGGGTCGTCGGCGGACGTCGCCGCGAACGCCCCGGGAACGACCGGTGACGCGGACGGTCCGACGGCGGCCGACGACGCGGACGGTTCCGACCAGTTCGACGGGTACGATACCGAGGGCGGGTTCTCCTGCGGCGTCGAGAACTGCTGCGGCGGCCCATCGACCGACGCCGAACATCACGGAGACAACGCATGAGCAGCGAAACCGACGACATTCCGGTCGCGGACACGGAGTATCAACACGACGACGACGGCGGCCCCGACCCCGAGAAGCACCACGGCCACGGCCGCGGTGGGATGGGTGAGGAGGTCAAGCGCAAGGAGGACAAGCGCTTCATCACCGGCCGCGGCAACTACGTCGACGACATCAAGAAGCCGGGGATGCTCCACTGCGAGATCGTCCGGAGCCCGCACGCGCACGCTCGCGTCAACGAGATCGACAAGTCGCGCGCGCTGAATCTCGACGGCGTCGTCGCCGTGCTGACCGCCGAGGACCTGGCGGCGCACGAACTGGCGACGATGCCGACGCTGATGGACGACACCCAGGACGTCCTCGTCAACGACAAGGTCAAGTTCCAGTCACAGGAGGTCGCCGCGGTGATCGCGACCGACCGGTACGTCGCGAAGGACGGCGCGGAGAAGGTCGAGGTCGACTACGAGGTGCTCGATCCCGTCGTCACCGCCGAAGAGGCGCTGGAGGCGGACGCGCCGCTGATCCGCGACGAGCTCGAAGACCAGGAGGACAACCACATCTTCGACTGGGACGTCGGCGACAAGGAAGCGACCGACGAGGTGTTCGAGGAGGCCGACGTCACCGTCGAAGAGCAGATGGAGTACCAGCGGCTGCACCCCGCGCCGATCGAGACCTGCGGGTGCGTCGCCGACTGGGACCCCGGCAAGGACAAGATCACGGTCCATCTCACCTCACAGGCGCCGCACGCGCACCGGACCCTGTTCTCGCAGGTGTCGGGCATCCCCGAGCACAAGGTGCGCATCGTCAGCCCCGACATCGGCGGCGGCTTCGGCAACAAGGTGCCGATCTACCCGGGGTACGTCGTCGCGGCCGCCGCATCGGTCGTGCTCGAACAGCCCGTGAAGTGGATGGAGGAGCGCTCCGAGAACATCCAGACCACCGGGTTCGCCCGCGACTACGACATGACCGGCGAACTCGCCGCCACCGAGGACGGGATCATCAAGGGCGTCCGGACGGACGTGCTGGCGAACCACGGCGCGTACAACGCCGTCGCCCAGCCGTCGAAGTTCCCGGCGGGCTTCTTCAACATCTTCACCGGTTCCTACGACATCGAGGCGGCGTACGGGTCGCTGACGGCGGCGTTCACCAACACCGCCCCCGGCGGCGTCGCCTATCGCTGTTCGTTCCGCGTGACGGAGGCCGTCTACCTCATCGAGCGGATGGTGAAGGTGCTCGCCCAGGAACTGGATATGGACCCCGCGGAGATCCGACGGAGGAACTTCATCCCCGCGGACGCGTTCCCCTACGAGAGCGCGACCGGGTGGAACTACGACTCCGGGGACTACGAGAAGGCCCTGGACAAGGCCCTGGAGATGGCCGACTACGACCACTACCGCGAGGAGCAGAAGCGCCGGATCGAGGAGGACGCCGACAAGCTCATCGGCATCGGCATCTCCTCGTTCACCGAGGTCGTCGGCGCGGGGCCGGGCAAGTCCTGCGACATCGCGGGCATCGAGATGTTCGACTCGGCGGACATCCGGGTGAACCCGACCGGAAACGCCGTCCTCAGGGTCGGCGTCCAGACGCAGGGACAAGGTCACGAGACCACGTTCGCACAGATCGTCGCCGAGGAGTTGGGGATGGACGTCGACAACATCTCCGTCGAGCACGGCGACACCGACACCGACCCGTACGGACTGGGCACCTACGGCTCCCGTTCGACGCCAGTTGCGGGGGCGGCCACCGCGGTCGCCGCCCGGAAGGTCCGCGAGAAGGCCAAATCCATCGCCGCGAACGAGTTGGAGGCCGCCGAGGAGGACATCGAGTGGGACCGCGAATCCGGCGAATTCCACGTCGCGGGCGCGCCCGACCGCTCGATCACGATCACCGAGATCGCCGCCGGCGCGTACATGAACCATCCCAGTTCGGAAGAGCCCGGGCTGGAGGCGGTGAACTACTACGACCCGCCTGAGATGACGTACCCGTTCGGCTCCTACATCGTCGTCGTCGAGGTCGACAGGGAGACCGGCGAGGTCGACTTCGAGAAGTTCGTCGCGGTCGACGACTGCGGCAACCGCATCAACCCGATGGTCATCGAGGGGCAGATCCACGGCGGCCTGGCCCAGGGCATCGGGACCGCGATGATGGAGCACGTCACTTACGACGAGAACGGCAACTGCACGGGCGGGGACTTCATGAACTACCTGCTGCCGACGGCCAACGAGATCCCCAACTTCGAGACGGGCTACACGGTGACGCCGTCGCCGCACCACCCGATCGGCGCGAAGGGCGTCGGCGAGTCGCCGACCGTGGGGTCGCCGCCGGCAATCGTCAACGCGGTGGTCGACGCGATGGCCCACGCCGGCACGACGCACGTCGAGATGCCGATGACGCCCGACGTGGTCTGGGAGGCGCTCGACGAGGCCGGCCTGTCGCTCGATCCGAGCCAGAACGTGCACTTCGAGTTCGAGGGCGGACAGAGTGAAGAACCAGCAGACGACTGAGACGAGCCGTTGGACCCCCTCCGGTGATCGCACCTCGACGGCGGCGATCGCCGGTGAGGGAGCGGACCGTGCCGAGGCGCGCCGGCCAGATCGACCCCGCGCGGGTCGGCGTTCGGCGACAGCCCTATCGGCGCTGCCGACGTGGACACATCGACAATGACGGGGAACGATTCACGCGCTTCGATCGACGATCCGCCGCATCGAGCGACCGTCAGCGACGGCGACGTCGCCGAGTTGGAGGCAGCGCTCACGGATCGAGGCGAACCCTACGCCCGAGTGA encodes:
- a CDS encoding FAD binding domain-containing protein, whose protein sequence is MKAAPFEHHEPTSLSQAVSLIESLDEPTILAGGQSLVPMLRFRLARPDTVVDINGIDELDYLHEADGYLKMGALARHADVEDSELITERYGSFADAAPLVADPQIRNRGTIVGSIAQADPKGDWGSILIAHDGEVVAAGPDGERTVPIDELFLLPYDTSLGENELITEARVPTPVEREGSAYHKLKRKTGDYAMAGVAARLILDEDGRIETAGIGMTAVDITNARAADAEDHLEGERPSADLFEAAGELAAEQSNPESDEHGDASYKERMVEVLTQRALGDAAERAGVTKRRVTP
- a CDS encoding (2Fe-2S)-binding protein; the encoded protein is MTDEREITLTINGTERTLEVEPRRLLVHAIREDLDMTGTHIGCDTGNCGACTVLRDGEPIKSCLMFATQADGSEIMTVEGMEDLPESDGELHPLQEGFHEEHGLQCGYCTPGMLMAGKALLDENPDPDEAEIREAISGNLCRCTGYQNIVKSIEYAADELAAQPATDGGTAAVEPGSSADVAANAPGTTGDADGPTAADDADGSDQFDGYDTEGGFSCGVENCCGGPSTDAEHHGDNA
- a CDS encoding aerobic carbon-monoxide dehydrogenase large subunit, with amino-acid sequence MSSETDDIPVADTEYQHDDDGGPDPEKHHGHGRGGMGEEVKRKEDKRFITGRGNYVDDIKKPGMLHCEIVRSPHAHARVNEIDKSRALNLDGVVAVLTAEDLAAHELATMPTLMDDTQDVLVNDKVKFQSQEVAAVIATDRYVAKDGAEKVEVDYEVLDPVVTAEEALEADAPLIRDELEDQEDNHIFDWDVGDKEATDEVFEEADVTVEEQMEYQRLHPAPIETCGCVADWDPGKDKITVHLTSQAPHAHRTLFSQVSGIPEHKVRIVSPDIGGGFGNKVPIYPGYVVAAAASVVLEQPVKWMEERSENIQTTGFARDYDMTGELAATEDGIIKGVRTDVLANHGAYNAVAQPSKFPAGFFNIFTGSYDIEAAYGSLTAAFTNTAPGGVAYRCSFRVTEAVYLIERMVKVLAQELDMDPAEIRRRNFIPADAFPYESATGWNYDSGDYEKALDKALEMADYDHYREEQKRRIEEDADKLIGIGISSFTEVVGAGPGKSCDIAGIEMFDSADIRVNPTGNAVLRVGVQTQGQGHETTFAQIVAEELGMDVDNISVEHGDTDTDPYGLGTYGSRSTPVAGAATAVAARKVREKAKSIAANELEAAEEDIEWDRESGEFHVAGAPDRSITITEIAAGAYMNHPSSEEPGLEAVNYYDPPEMTYPFGSYIVVVEVDRETGEVDFEKFVAVDDCGNRINPMVIEGQIHGGLAQGIGTAMMEHVTYDENGNCTGGDFMNYLLPTANEIPNFETGYTVTPSPHHPIGAKGVGESPTVGSPPAIVNAVVDAMAHAGTTHVEMPMTPDVVWEALDEAGLSLDPSQNVHFEFEGGQSEEPADD